The sequence below is a genomic window from Shinella zoogloeoides.
CGACATAGACATGACAGGTCGCGCAGGCGCAGGCGCCGCCGCACTCCGCCTCGATGCCGGGCACGGAGTTGCGCACGGCATTTTCCATGACCGTGGAGCCGTTGGCGACATCCAGTTCGTGGCGGGTGCCGTCGAAGGCGACGATGGTGAGTTTGCTCATGATGGCTTCCGGATTCTAGAGCATTTCCAGCCGAAGCGACTTCGCTTCGGCGTCGATAATGCGGTAAACACAACAATCTAGAGCATTTCCAGTGAGCGGAGTTCACTGGAAATGCTCTAGGGCTGCCCGCAGCGGGCGAATGACTGGCCGGCGGAGGATGGTGGGAGCCGCCGGTTTTCCGGCGGTTGTTTCCAACAAAACCCCTCCCCAGTCAACATCGCGCGCCGGCCGGGGCCTTGCAGGCCCCGGCGCGCCATCGGCTTTTCCCGCCGCGCCAGTTCCAGAGCGGCCGGGATGCGACGATCAGCGGCAGAGCTTCAGGATGAAGTTTTCCGCTTCGACCACCGCCGCGGTGACGGCGGCAAGCGCGGCGGCATCGGCCGGATCGTCCTCGAGCGCGCCGGCGGCCTTGCTGACGGCATCGGCGCCGACCGACTGGGCAGAGCCCTTCAGACGGTGTGCGACGGCGGCGCGGGCGGCGCCCTGCGAGCCGGCCAGTTCCTTCATGCTCTCGCGGGCCTGGCGCGCGAACATCTGCAGCACTTCCAGTTCAAGCGCCTTGTCGCCCATCGTCTGGCGGCCAAGGTGTACCATATCGATCGGCCGTTCCTTTGAGGGACACATGCCGCCCGCATTGTCGGGGGCCTCGAATGCGATGTTGAGCGCTGCCATTTGCCAATATCCTTATATACGCTGCGTACGCTGTTTCGTTGTGATGCACGCAGATGCCGGTCTGGGATTATGCTTCGCGCCCTCGTTCGCCGGGAACTCGGGGGGCCATCATTCTGCGGGACCGGCGCGCCTATCCGATTAAAAGGAGGCGCAAAGTGGGCATGAATCGCAAACTATGGTTAACGGCTGAAAAATAGCCTTTTTCTCAAGTTTTCCATTGCGATACAGAATCGCGCGAAATTAACTTCCTGTTAAGTTTCGGGCGAAGGGAGATGGCAATCAATTGTGTGATACAGGCTAATGTGTCACTACGATACGACCGGATAGTCCCGGTGGATAAGCCGTTGGCGGAGATACACCCTTTCGCCTTTTCGGTTTATCGAGCGAATTTGGAATGAACGGGGGTCCGGACGCTGTTTGCCATGAGGGTATGCAGCAAGACCGGCCACCAACCGGACGGTTCGAATGCGCCTGAGCAGCGGCAGAGCGTATGAAGCCCGATCCCGGACATGG
It includes:
- a CDS encoding 2Fe-2S iron-sulfur cluster-binding protein translates to MSKLTIVAFDGTRHELDVANGSTVMENAVRNSVPGIEAECGGACACATCHVYVDDAWSATVGPPEAMEEDMLDFAYDVRPTSRLSCQIKMSDALDGLVVHVPERQA
- a CDS encoding Hpt domain-containing protein, with the translated sequence MAALNIAFEAPDNAGGMCPSKERPIDMVHLGRQTMGDKALELEVLQMFARQARESMKELAGSQGAARAAVAHRLKGSAQSVGADAVSKAAGALEDDPADAAALAAVTAAVVEAENFILKLCR